One genomic segment of Helianthus annuus cultivar XRQ/B chromosome 14, HanXRQr2.0-SUNRISE, whole genome shotgun sequence includes these proteins:
- the LOC110908166 gene encoding uncharacterized protein LOC110908166: MENELMSPPMLVKILFKNMNKKVREKKQLANMQVLSWRKAQFGRYGVRNKSEMNHQVCEKTIPRQAKYQRTGNYNTSGKGRCVYETAKKLAHMGIGATVPRRHQIYIHPPCRPYCSKVAGMNRIGFF; this comes from the exons ATGGAGAATGAACTGATGTCACCTCCAATGCTGGTGAAGATTTTGTTTAAGAACATGAACAAGAAGGTTCGTGAGAAGAAGCAGCTAGCAAATATGCAGGTGTTGAGCTGGCGAAAAGCTCAGTTTGGACGCTACG GGGTGCGTAATAAGTCGGAAATGAATCATCAGGTGTGTGAAAAGACGATTCCCAGACAAGCAAAATACCAACGTACTGGAAACTACAATACAT CTGGAAAGGGCAGATGTGTTTATGAGACTGCTAAGAAGTTGGCACACATGGGCATTGGTGCTACTGTTCCGAGACGGCATCAAATTTATATTCATCCACCTTGTAGACCTTATTGCAGCAAGGTGGCGGGTATGAACAGAATTGGTTTCTTCTAA